The following are encoded together in the Deinococcus soli (ex Cha et al. 2016) genome:
- the rdgB gene encoding RdgB/HAM1 family non-canonical purine NTP pyrophosphatase, protein MNVVVATSNAGKVREIEEALQGTGWTLSPLGGLILPEETGATYEENAALKACAAALMTGRPALADDSGIEVEALGGEPGVYSARYGNRDNDVERNVYLLEKLRGQTNRRAKFVSVVILAYPDGHLETYRGELPGTLLEGPRGANGFGYDPLFVPDGDTRTLAELTVAEKRAISHRGRALAALRDAHRSGLPERDITPIV, encoded by the coding sequence ATGAACGTGGTGGTGGCGACCAGCAACGCCGGGAAGGTCCGGGAGATCGAGGAGGCCCTGCAGGGCACCGGCTGGACCCTCAGCCCGCTGGGCGGCCTGATCCTGCCGGAGGAGACCGGCGCGACGTACGAGGAGAACGCGGCATTGAAGGCCTGCGCCGCCGCGCTGATGACCGGGCGGCCCGCGCTGGCCGACGACAGCGGCATTGAGGTCGAGGCGCTGGGCGGCGAGCCCGGCGTGTACTCCGCCCGTTACGGCAACCGCGACAACGACGTGGAACGCAACGTGTACCTGCTGGAAAAACTGCGCGGTCAGACCAACCGCCGCGCGAAGTTCGTGTCGGTCGTGATTCTGGCGTACCCGGACGGGCACCTCGAAACCTACCGGGGCGAGCTGCCCGGCACGCTCTTGGAAGGCCCGCGCGGCGCGAACGGCTTCGGGTACGACCCGCTGTTCGTCCCGGACGGCGACACCCGCACCCTGGCCGAGCTGACCGTCGCGGAGAAACGCGCCATCAGCCACCGCGGCCGGGCACTGGCGGCCCTGCGTGACGCGCACCGCAGCGGGCTGCCCGAACGGGACATCACCCCGATCGTCTGA
- a CDS encoding SufE family protein gives MTDAAPALPDKLQTIVTMFRSAPKPLRLQALLEYSKKLPGLPEKYLEHPEFLQPVPECTSPFFLVTEQDEQGGMHLYFKVPEEAPTVRGYAGILHEALDGAQPEEILSIPDQFYMDMGLTELITPMRLRGMGAILMRLKNDVRDHARA, from the coding sequence ATGACCGACGCCGCGCCCGCCCTGCCGGACAAACTCCAGACCATCGTCACGATGTTCCGCAGCGCCCCCAAACCCCTGCGCCTCCAGGCCCTGCTGGAATACAGCAAGAAACTCCCCGGGCTGCCCGAGAAGTACCTCGAGCACCCCGAGTTCCTCCAGCCGGTGCCCGAGTGCACCAGCCCCTTTTTCCTGGTCACCGAGCAGGACGAGCAGGGCGGCATGCACCTGTACTTCAAGGTCCCCGAGGAGGCCCCCACCGTGCGCGGCTACGCGGGCATCCTGCACGAGGCGCTCGACGGCGCGCAGCCCGAGGAGATCCTGAGCATCCCCGACCAGTTCTACATGGACATGGGCCTCACTGAACTGATCACCCCCATGCGCCTGCGCGGCATGGGCGCCATCCTGATGCGCCTGAAGAACGACGTGCGCGACCACGCCAGGGCCTGA
- a CDS encoding sulfurtransferase yields the protein MDYAKDVLVSTDWVEQNLNTPGIRLIEVDEDILLYDTGHAPGAVKLDWQVDLWHPVERDFITPDKVSDLLGRLGIKADDTIVLYGDKSNWWAAYAYWFLSYSGVKNPLKLMNGGRQKWVAEGRPTTTDAPSVEAASYPALTRDDSLRAYRDEVKAHLESVKGGTGALVDVRSPDEFSGKVTHMPNYPQEGVLRGGHIPGARSIPWAKATNEDGTFKSADELKALYEGEGVTADKDVIAYCRIAERSSHSWFVLRELLGYPKVRNYDGSWTEWGNAVGLPIEKSYSEA from the coding sequence ATGGACTACGCGAAAGACGTACTCGTCAGCACCGACTGGGTCGAACAGAACCTCAACACGCCCGGCATCCGCCTGATCGAGGTGGACGAGGACATCCTCCTCTACGACACCGGCCACGCCCCCGGCGCCGTGAAACTCGACTGGCAGGTCGACCTGTGGCACCCCGTCGAGCGTGACTTCATCACCCCCGACAAGGTCAGCGACCTGCTGGGCCGCCTGGGCATCAAGGCAGACGACACCATCGTGCTGTACGGCGACAAGAGCAACTGGTGGGCCGCGTACGCCTACTGGTTCCTGTCCTACAGCGGCGTCAAGAACCCCCTGAAACTCATGAACGGCGGCCGCCAGAAGTGGGTCGCGGAGGGCCGTCCCACCACCACCGACGCCCCCAGCGTGGAGGCCGCGTCCTACCCCGCCCTGACCCGCGACGACAGCCTGCGCGCCTACCGCGACGAGGTCAAGGCCCACCTGGAGAGCGTCAAGGGCGGCACCGGCGCGCTGGTGGACGTCCGCAGCCCCGATGAGTTCAGCGGCAAGGTCACGCACATGCCCAACTACCCGCAGGAAGGCGTACTGCGCGGCGGGCACATCCCCGGCGCGCGCAGCATCCCCTGGGCCAAGGCCACGAACGAGGACGGCACCTTCAAGTCCGCCGACGAACTCAAGGCCCTGTACGAGGGTGAGGGCGTCACCGCCGACAAGGACGTCATCGCGTACTGCCGCATCGCCGAACGCAGCAGCCACAGCTGGTTCGTGCTGCGCGAACTGCTCGGCTACCCCAAGGTGCGCAACTACGACGGCAGCTGGACCGAATGGGGCAACGCCGTGGGCCTGCCCATCGAGAAGAGCTACAGCGAGGCGTAA
- a CDS encoding alpha/beta hydrolase family protein, translating into MTATAPDAAAQTAPTAPNTAAPQTAAPFLPGDARPDAPELAARGSFAVGVRTVTLVNPGQPDLARAPQGGPVPRADRRLTVEIWYPTASGAKETVTYTDTLTSGKAFTFDGRAARDARPLSGQAFPLVIVSHGYTGSRYLLTYLTEHLASRGYVVAAIDHTDSTHDNRGPFNSTLVNRAPDINFTLDQIAKLGAPGSGSPLSGVVNASRTAVLGYSMGGYGALNAAGAGYAPKVAALLPGGTLTARQTGAFTPDARIRAAVAFAPWGGPSAARGLGVPTGEYGFWDARGLEGLKVPTLFVVGDHDDVSGFEEGVKPLFEHAVNADRYLLVYQNARHNIAPNPAPSLPGLSFADHEHYADPVWDSARLNNLNQHFVTAFLNLTLKGDAGAAAYLNVPTPIAANATGAAAWKGFAPRTMLGLELYHLRPR; encoded by the coding sequence ATGACCGCCACTGCCCCGGACGCCGCCGCCCAGACTGCCCCCACTGCGCCGAACACTGCTGCGCCCCAGACCGCCGCGCCATTCCTGCCCGGCGACGCCCGCCCCGACGCCCCGGAACTCGCCGCGCGCGGCAGCTTCGCGGTGGGCGTGCGCACCGTCACGCTGGTCAACCCGGGCCAGCCAGACCTCGCCCGCGCGCCGCAGGGCGGGCCCGTGCCGCGCGCCGACCGCCGCCTGACCGTGGAGATCTGGTACCCCACCGCGAGCGGCGCGAAGGAAACCGTCACGTATACCGACACCCTCACCAGTGGCAAGGCCTTCACCTTCGACGGCCGCGCCGCGCGGGACGCCAGGCCCCTGAGCGGGCAGGCCTTCCCGCTGGTCATCGTGTCGCACGGGTACACCGGCAGCCGCTACCTGCTGACGTACCTCACCGAGCACCTCGCCAGCCGCGGGTACGTCGTGGCGGCCATCGACCACACCGACAGCACCCACGACAACCGCGGCCCGTTCAACAGCACCCTGGTGAACCGCGCGCCGGACATCAACTTCACCCTCGACCAGATCGCGAAACTCGGCGCGCCCGGCAGCGGCTCCCCGCTGAGCGGCGTGGTGAACGCCAGCCGCACGGCCGTGCTCGGGTACTCCATGGGCGGCTACGGCGCGCTGAACGCCGCCGGGGCCGGGTACGCCCCGAAGGTCGCCGCGCTGCTGCCCGGCGGGACCCTGACCGCCCGCCAGACCGGCGCGTTCACGCCGGATGCGCGCATCCGCGCCGCGGTCGCCTTCGCGCCCTGGGGCGGCCCCAGCGCCGCGCGCGGCCTGGGCGTGCCCACCGGCGAGTACGGCTTCTGGGACGCCAGGGGCCTGGAGGGCCTGAAGGTGCCCACCCTGTTCGTCGTGGGCGACCATGACGACGTGTCCGGCTTCGAGGAGGGCGTCAAGCCGCTGTTCGAGCACGCCGTGAACGCCGACCGGTACCTGCTGGTGTACCAGAACGCCCGGCACAACATCGCCCCGAACCCCGCGCCCAGCCTGCCGGGCCTGAGCTTCGCGGACCACGAGCACTACGCCGACCCGGTGTGGGACAGCGCCCGCCTGAACAACCTCAACCAGCACTTCGTCACCGCCTTCCTGAACCTGACCCTGAAGGGCGACGCGGGCGCCGCCGCGTACCTGAACGTGCCGACGCCCATCGCCGCGAACGCGACCGGCGCCGCCGCCTGGAAGGGCTTCGCGCCGCGCACCATGCTGGGCCTGGAGCTGTACCACCTGCGCCCCCGCTGA
- a CDS encoding Ada metal-binding domain-containing protein, with the protein MTLPYARDFMLGRMFAADAAFDGLFYTGVTSTGIYCLPSCRARKPRAEHVQFHATPHEARAAGLRACRRCHPDGYRGVPGPEAALLAALGGVRVPDVPGVRALADALNLGESALHVHWRELFQVTPGEWLARERVRLAARTLRGTGDSVAEVAFAVGFGSLSAFGAQFRRVMHLTPQAWRHAGRGGGLTLTLPAAFPLEVVWRDLGRDPDSVTQRVEAHAGRVTFAWALPGGPQRVTLHVTPGRVEVHPDDPEALTPADWEALHTLTVRALGLHTPLTPGDWPVPLVPQAFDGLIWAVAGQQVTFAQARRTRRTLTLRYGTPVAGGLTAPPTAARLAALEDADLRACGLTDARAALLRRLAGRVARRELSMDALARGTVGEARRTLLAVPGIGPWTADYVRLRVLGFPDIVPEGDAALAASLRRTHALPARPTPAQVQALLHPHAPRRSQAVLRAWHAGLNPT; encoded by the coding sequence ATGACCCTGCCGTACGCGCGTGACTTCATGCTGGGCCGCATGTTCGCGGCGGACGCGGCGTTCGACGGGCTGTTCTACACCGGCGTGACGAGCACCGGGATCTACTGCCTGCCGTCCTGCCGGGCCCGCAAGCCCCGCGCGGAGCACGTGCAGTTCCACGCGACGCCCCATGAGGCGCGCGCGGCGGGCCTGCGGGCCTGCCGCCGCTGCCATCCGGACGGGTACCGGGGCGTGCCCGGTCCCGAGGCGGCGCTGCTGGCCGCGCTGGGTGGCGTGCGCGTGCCCGACGTGCCGGGTGTGCGGGCGCTGGCCGACGCGCTGAACCTGGGCGAGAGCGCCCTGCACGTCCACTGGCGTGAGCTGTTCCAGGTGACGCCCGGCGAGTGGCTGGCCCGCGAGCGCGTGCGGCTGGCCGCGCGGACCCTGCGCGGCACCGGGGACAGCGTGGCGGAGGTCGCATTCGCGGTGGGGTTCGGGAGCCTGTCGGCGTTCGGCGCACAGTTCCGGCGCGTGATGCACCTGACCCCGCAGGCGTGGCGGCACGCCGGGCGCGGCGGCGGGCTGACCCTGACCCTTCCGGCGGCGTTCCCGCTGGAGGTCGTGTGGCGTGACCTGGGCCGCGACCCGGACTCCGTGACGCAGCGGGTGGAGGCGCACGCGGGCCGAGTGACCTTCGCGTGGGCCCTTCCCGGCGGCCCGCAGCGGGTCACGCTGCACGTCACCCCCGGTCGGGTCGAGGTGCACCCGGACGACCCCGAGGCGCTGACCCCCGCCGACTGGGAGGCGCTGCACACCCTGACCGTCCGCGCGCTGGGCCTGCACACGCCCCTCACCCCCGGCGACTGGCCGGTCCCTCTCGTGCCGCAGGCCTTCGACGGGCTGATCTGGGCGGTCGCGGGCCAGCAGGTCACGTTCGCGCAGGCCCGCCGGACCCGCCGCACGCTGACCCTGCGGTACGGCACGCCCGTCGCGGGGGGCCTGACCGCGCCGCCCACCGCCGCGAGGCTTGCCGCGCTGGAGGACGCCGACCTGCGCGCCTGCGGCCTGACCGACGCGCGCGCGGCCCTGCTGCGCCGCCTCGCCGGGCGGGTCGCGCGGCGTGAGCTGAGCATGGACGCCCTGGCGCGCGGCACGGTCGGCGAGGCCCGCCGCACCCTGCTGGCCGTGCCCGGCATCGGGCCCTGGACGGCGGATTACGTGCGGCTGCGCGTGCTGGGCTTCCCCGACATCGTGCCCGAGGGCGACGCCGCGCTGGCCGCCAGCCTGCGCCGCACCCACGCCCTGCCCGCGCGGCCCACGCCCGCGCAGGTTCAGGCTCTGCTGCACCCGCACGCGCCGCGCCGCAGTCAGGCCGTGCTGCGCGCGTGGCACGCAGGTCTGAACCCCACGTAA
- a CDS encoding isocitrate lyase/PEP mutase family protein: MIRPDHARTLHALHAPAGGGLILPNAWDAASARTLEHAGAPAIGTTSAGIAFALGYPDGETAPVEDLLDALARLVRATSRPVTADLEGGYARDPGGVARIVTRALQMGVAGLNLEDATDTGTLRAVEDQTLRLRAARHAADTLGVPAYLNARTDTYLAGFGHTQGERLAETVRRGRAYLHAGADSVFVPGLTDPATLRELRGALGGPVSVMLLPGGPDAHTLLRAGASRVSSGPALMLAALGHTLTLTRDLLGPGTPPATPGPSYAQVQEWFSGGASLAQQ, encoded by the coding sequence ATGATCCGACCCGACCACGCCCGCACCCTCCACGCCCTGCACGCCCCCGCCGGTGGGGGCCTGATCCTCCCGAACGCCTGGGACGCCGCGAGCGCCCGCACGCTGGAGCACGCGGGGGCGCCCGCCATCGGCACGACCAGCGCCGGAATCGCCTTCGCGCTGGGGTACCCCGACGGCGAAACGGCGCCCGTGGAGGACCTGCTGGACGCCCTGGCGCGCCTCGTGCGGGCCACCTCCCGGCCCGTCACCGCCGACCTGGAAGGCGGGTACGCCCGGGACCCCGGCGGTGTCGCGCGGATCGTCACCCGCGCGTTGCAGATGGGCGTGGCGGGCCTGAACCTGGAGGACGCCACCGACACGGGCACGCTGCGGGCCGTCGAGGACCAGACGCTGCGGCTGCGCGCCGCCCGGCACGCCGCCGACACCCTGGGTGTGCCCGCGTACCTGAACGCCCGGACCGACACGTACCTCGCCGGGTTTGGGCACACCCAGGGCGAACGCCTCGCGGAGACCGTCCGGCGCGGCCGGGCGTACCTGCACGCCGGGGCGGACAGCGTGTTCGTGCCCGGCCTGACCGACCCCGCCACCCTGCGCGAACTGCGCGGCGCGCTGGGCGGCCCGGTCAGCGTGATGCTCCTGCCCGGCGGCCCGGACGCCCACACCCTGCTGCGCGCCGGGGCCAGCCGCGTCAGCAGCGGCCCCGCGCTGATGCTCGCCGCGCTGGGTCACACCCTGACCCTCACCCGCGACCTGCTGGGCCCCGGCACGCCGCCCGCCACGCCCGGCCCCAGCTACGCGCAGGTGCAGGAGTGGTTCAGTGGGGGGGCGTCACTCGCTCAGCAGTAG
- the lepB gene encoding signal peptidase I: MTPPQGRPGRWRTLWQEWGSPALFALLLTQFGATAVRVDGASMLPGLRHSEQLVVPKVEGWAHRAGLGTYARGDVVVFKPPRSAAAEWTREYRGVTLPWAYRPYLVKRVVGLPGDTVQVRGGTVLVNGKPLPEPRTQAYWDASCHDTASPLANTPAVTVPAGAYFVMGDNRSEGGSLDSRVFGPVDTADIAGRAVASVWPLTLPEHAQAPCDGQAHPERRVQLSGPTHWNPRLLLSE; encoded by the coding sequence GTGACCCCGCCGCAGGGTCGCCCGGGCCGCTGGCGGACCCTCTGGCAGGAGTGGGGATCACCCGCCCTGTTCGCGCTGCTGCTCACGCAGTTCGGCGCGACCGCTGTGCGCGTGGACGGCGCGAGCATGCTCCCCGGCCTGCGCCACAGCGAACAGCTGGTCGTCCCGAAGGTCGAGGGCTGGGCGCACCGCGCCGGGCTGGGCACGTACGCACGCGGGGACGTGGTCGTGTTCAAACCGCCCCGCAGCGCCGCCGCCGAGTGGACGCGCGAGTACCGGGGCGTGACCCTCCCCTGGGCGTACCGTCCGTACCTCGTCAAGCGCGTCGTGGGCCTGCCCGGCGACACCGTTCAGGTGCGCGGCGGTACCGTCCTCGTGAACGGCAAGCCGCTCCCCGAGCCGCGCACGCAGGCGTACTGGGACGCCAGCTGCCACGACACCGCCAGCCCCCTGGCGAACACGCCCGCCGTCACCGTGCCCGCCGGGGCGTACTTCGTGATGGGCGACAACCGCAGCGAGGGCGGCAGCCTCGACAGCCGCGTGTTCGGGCCGGTGGACACCGCCGACATCGCCGGGCGGGCGGTGGCCAGCGTGTGGCCCCTGACCCTCCCTGAGCACGCGCAGGCCCCCTGCGACGGACAGGCGCACCCCGAGCGGCGCGTGCAGCTCAGCGGCCCGACTCACTGGAATCCGCGCCTACTGCTGAGCGAGTGA
- a CDS encoding PadR family transcriptional regulator, which translates to MDPNLFKGNLDLILLSVLEREGGYGQDIAARVHSGTDGHIRLNAGSLYPALHRLERAGFLHAQEASPARGGPPVRTYTLTDAGREELARRRERYQAFDRALRGLW; encoded by the coding sequence GTGGATCCGAACCTCTTCAAGGGCAACCTCGACCTGATCCTCCTGAGCGTCCTCGAACGCGAGGGCGGCTACGGGCAGGACATCGCCGCGCGCGTGCACAGCGGCACCGACGGGCACATCCGCCTGAACGCCGGAAGCCTGTATCCCGCGCTGCACCGCCTGGAACGCGCCGGGTTCCTGCATGCCCAGGAGGCCAGCCCCGCGCGCGGCGGCCCCCCGGTGCGGACGTACACCCTGACGGACGCGGGCCGCGAGGAACTCGCCCGGCGCCGCGAGCGCTACCAGGCGTTCGACCGGGCGCTGAGGGGCCTGTGGTGA
- a CDS encoding FAD-binding domain-containing protein produces the protein MTAPPADVPLDLPDAQLPGVLGAALAGLYTGEPRLPARPGGRAAGLAALHAWTGAGYRERNHLSGNVSRLSMYLRHGMLGIREVAAHARHVLRGRERDEFLRQLTWGEFFRLVLRQEGARVLDNLEEPKYPARWTAALPDDIRTARTELPCVDAWVTHLTRDGWLHNHERLWFAAYLIHWRAVHWRAGYAFFREHLLDGDIASNALSWQWVASTFSGKPYFMNQENVERFSGGRWCRTCTANCPFRGSYEELEARLFSGRPPGESLSGEAGTFRRAAPAEEPAAEVVPAPVQPTGPTSPRVVWVHGDGLSVTDPALSACPDAPALFVFDRPFLSGTPIAFPRLAFMYQGVRDIAAARRAPTHARVGAVAGELAAFARAYGAGELHVTRNFTPEFTRILAGVRAAHPDLRVVVHEPERLTSYDGPVRRFFGFWKKVEREVLQGAPSPDAPRRGHR, from the coding sequence ATGACCGCCCCGCCCGCCGACGTGCCCCTGGACCTCCCGGACGCGCAGCTGCCCGGCGTGCTCGGCGCCGCCCTGGCGGGCCTGTACACCGGCGAGCCGCGCCTGCCCGCCCGGCCCGGCGGGCGCGCGGCGGGACTGGCGGCGCTGCACGCCTGGACCGGCGCCGGGTACCGCGAACGCAACCACCTGTCGGGGAACGTGTCGCGCCTGAGCATGTACCTGCGGCACGGCATGCTCGGCATCCGCGAGGTCGCCGCGCACGCCCGGCACGTCCTGCGGGGCCGCGAGCGGGACGAGTTCCTGCGGCAGCTGACCTGGGGGGAGTTCTTCCGGCTGGTGCTGCGTCAGGAGGGCGCGCGCGTGCTGGACAACCTGGAAGAGCCCAAGTACCCCGCCCGCTGGACGGCCGCACTGCCGGACGACATCCGCACGGCGCGCACGGAGCTGCCCTGCGTGGACGCCTGGGTGACGCACCTGACCCGGGACGGGTGGCTGCACAACCACGAGCGGCTGTGGTTCGCGGCGTACCTGATCCACTGGCGCGCGGTGCACTGGCGGGCCGGGTACGCCTTCTTCCGCGAGCACCTGCTCGACGGGGATATCGCCAGCAACGCCCTGTCGTGGCAGTGGGTGGCGAGTACCTTCAGTGGCAAGCCGTACTTCATGAATCAGGAGAACGTCGAGCGCTTCAGCGGGGGCCGCTGGTGCCGCACCTGCACCGCGAATTGCCCGTTCCGGGGCAGTTACGAGGAGCTGGAGGCGCGCCTGTTCAGCGGCCGCCCGCCCGGAGAATCGCTGTCCGGTGAAGCCGGGACCTTTCGCCGCGCCGCGCCAGCAGAGGAGCCAGCAGCAGAGGTGGTGCCTGCGCCGGTCCAGCCGACCGGACCGACCTCCCCGCGCGTGGTCTGGGTGCACGGGGACGGCCTGTCCGTGACGGACCCGGCTCTGAGTGCCTGCCCGGACGCCCCGGCGTTGTTCGTGTTCGACCGGCCGTTCCTGTCCGGGACGCCCATCGCGTTTCCCCGGCTGGCGTTCATGTACCAGGGCGTGCGGGACATCGCGGCCGCGCGCCGGGCGCCCACGCACGCGCGGGTGGGCGCGGTCGCCGGGGAACTCGCGGCGTTCGCCCGCGCGTACGGGGCTGGGGAACTGCACGTCACGCGGAACTTCACGCCGGAATTCACGCGCATCCTCGCGGGCGTGCGCGCCGCCCACCCGGACCTGCGGGTGGTCGTGCACGAGCCCGAACGCCTGACGTCGTACGACGGGCCGGTGCGGCGCTTCTTCGGCTTCTGGAAGAAGGTGGAACGCGAGGTGCTGCAGGGCGCCCCCAGCCCGGACGCCCCCCGGCGCGGCCACCGCTGA
- a CDS encoding DinB family protein has protein sequence MTAPNADLRAAYAWARVGRERLLAWLEALPGEVYTLERPDFAFGSLRNVQVHVADCYRVWIAARGLGETVVRLDPGALPDVAALRAVYADVDALVDRALNAFTQPDEPRRVPFRDRELEVTGRWLVMHPLTHEFHHKGQLLTMGRVLGFPYPAGPDTDLGLPEEAAAWLNS, from the coding sequence ATGACCGCACCGAATGCCGATCTGCGCGCCGCGTACGCCTGGGCCCGCGTGGGCCGCGAGCGCCTGCTGGCGTGGCTGGAGGCCCTGCCCGGGGAGGTGTACACCCTGGAACGCCCGGACTTCGCGTTCGGCAGCCTGCGGAACGTGCAGGTGCACGTCGCGGACTGCTACCGCGTGTGGATCGCGGCGCGCGGCCTGGGCGAGACCGTCGTGCGGCTCGACCCGGGCGCGCTGCCGGACGTGGCGGCCCTGCGCGCCGTCTATGCGGACGTGGACGCCCTGGTGGACCGGGCCCTGAACGCCTTCACGCAGCCGGACGAACCGCGCCGCGTGCCCTTCCGGGACCGGGAGCTGGAGGTCACGGGCCGCTGGCTGGTCATGCATCCCCTGACGCACGAGTTTCACCACAAGGGCCAGCTCCTGACGATGGGGCGCGTGCTGGGCTTCCCGTACCCGGCGGGGCCCGACACGGACCTGGGCCTGCCGGAGGAAGCGGCGGCGTGGCTGAACTCTTGA
- a CDS encoding NUDIX domain-containing protein, protein MIHPNWAALVEDDTQPWATLESRQIVSGFRTVFEDRVRLPSGVETTYQYRPRGPRAVFVLPVTAQGEAVLIRQYRYPLRATVTEVVAGGVERGEDLLPAAQRELREEVGGVAAEWVPLPGFYPQPSISGVIFYPFLALGVTLGDMHHEDTETIERVVVPLAEAYRRLDAGEILDGSSSLAMWHARAVLAGRGLL, encoded by the coding sequence ATGATTCATCCGAACTGGGCGGCGCTGGTCGAGGATGACACGCAGCCGTGGGCGACGCTGGAGTCCCGGCAGATCGTGTCGGGGTTCCGCACGGTGTTCGAGGACCGCGTGCGCCTCCCCAGCGGCGTGGAGACCACCTACCAGTACCGGCCGCGCGGGCCGCGCGCGGTGTTCGTGCTGCCCGTCACGGCGCAGGGCGAGGCGGTCCTGATCCGCCAGTACCGCTACCCGCTGCGCGCGACCGTCACCGAGGTCGTCGCGGGCGGCGTGGAACGCGGCGAGGACCTCCTCCCGGCGGCCCAGCGGGAACTGCGTGAGGAGGTGGGGGGCGTGGCGGCCGAGTGGGTGCCGCTGCCCGGCTTCTACCCGCAGCCGAGCATCAGTGGCGTGATCTTCTACCCGTTCCTGGCGCTGGGCGTCACGCTGGGCGACATGCACCACGAGGACACCGAGACCATCGAGCGCGTGGTGGTGCCGCTGGCCGAGGCGTACCGCCGCCTGGACGCCGGGGAGATCCTGGACGGATCGAGCAGTCTGGCGATGTGGCACGCGCGCGCCGTGCTGGCCGGGCGGGGCCTCCTCTGA
- a CDS encoding IMPACT family protein: MAPTDLPAPFTTLAGPHRFDAVIENSEFLTFADRADTPEDALAQLSALRARYPDATHHCWAYRIGAAYRFNDDGEPGGTAGAPILRAIEGQGVDRVMVVVVRFYGGVKLGTGGLVRAYGGGAAECLRTAARLEVRPRRTVRVAVPFDAVSGLYHLLGTWDVTRGEEAYTAGGVELDVHLYSEDTGAFAAALRDATRGAAVTDLD, from the coding sequence GTGGCGCCGACCGACCTGCCCGCGCCGTTCACGACCCTGGCCGGACCGCACCGGTTCGACGCGGTGATCGAGAACAGCGAGTTCCTGACCTTCGCGGACCGCGCCGACACGCCTGAGGACGCGCTGGCGCAGCTGTCGGCCCTGCGGGCGCGCTACCCGGACGCCACGCACCACTGCTGGGCGTACCGCATCGGGGCCGCGTACCGCTTCAATGATGACGGCGAGCCGGGCGGCACGGCGGGCGCGCCGATCCTGCGGGCCATCGAGGGTCAGGGCGTGGACCGCGTGATGGTCGTCGTGGTGCGCTTCTACGGCGGCGTGAAGCTCGGCACGGGCGGGCTGGTCCGCGCGTACGGGGGCGGCGCGGCCGAGTGCCTGCGGACCGCCGCGCGGCTGGAGGTGCGCCCGCGCCGCACCGTGCGGGTCGCGGTGCCCTTCGATGCGGTCAGTGGGCTGTATCACCTGCTGGGCACCTGGGACGTCACGCGCGGCGAGGAGGCGTACACGGCGGGCGGCGTGGAACTCGACGTGCACCTCTATTCGGAGGACACCGGGGCCTTCGCGGCGGCCCTGCGGGACGCGACGCGCGGCGCGGCGGTGACCGACCTTGACTGA